The genomic segment TAGCTTCTGCTTGCTATCTTCGACTTCTTGAATGAGGCCATTCACAGAATTCTGCAAAATAACGTAATTACTTTTGGCCTCGTCAAGGCCTTGTAGCAATTGAGCCTTCTCTTGTTCAAGGGAATCGACTTGACTACTCAGGCTCTGCTCTTTGATCTTCCAGGTCTCTTGGTCATCACACAAAGTTGCCACTTTCTCTTTGAGCTCTTGTAATTGCATTTGAAACATCTCCACTGCAGCTTTAGAGTCTTctttcatctgttctttttcttgctctttgtCTTGCAGTAGCTTTTCAAATGAAGAATTCAGTTTTTCTAACTCAGACACTCGCCCTTGCTCTTTTTGTAATTCTTTCATCAGGTCTTGTTTTTCTGACCTTATATTGACAAGATCCAATTCTGAATCCCTCAGATTCTGGGCCATCTCCTCTATTTTTGCTTCCAGGGTCTCTACCTCTGCTTTGGACTTCTCAGCTTCAAGAATCGCATGTTCTTGGTTTTTTCCTGATACCTCTAGTTCCCTTTCAAGGTTCTTAACTCTATCCTTAAGTAAATCTGCATGATGCTCactttccttcagtttttctaAGATATGGAGCTGCTTCTTTTCATCAGCTTCTCGGTGGACTTTCAGCTTTCCAATGCCACATCTCAGCTGATGTATTTCCTGCACTGGTGAGTCCAGACTCTGCCCTTGGGCCTTCCAGGTCTCTTGGTCCTTGCACAAGGCTGCTACTTCCTCAGTTAGCTCTTTCAATTGTGTTTGTAGCATCTCCACTGCAGCTTTAGATTCTtctttcatctgtattttttcttgttcctttcctTCTAATAGATTTTTCAATGAGGAGAGCAATGTGTCTAATTCAGACACCTGACCTTGTTTTTCTTGTAGTTGTTtgtcagggtttctttttctgactgtGTCGTGACAAGGTCTAATTCTAAAGTTTTCAGGCTTTCGGTCATCAATTCTATTTGTGTTTTCAGGGTGTCCACCTCTGCTTTGGAATTCTCAGCATCGAGAATcaccagctcttggttttcttctgccatctgcagttccctttcaAGGTTTTCAACTTTATCCTGAAGCGCGTCATTCCTGCGCTCGCTCTCTCTTAGCTTCTCTGAGACGTGGAGCTGCTTCTTTTCGTCAGCCTCGATGCGGACCTGGAGTTTCTCAATGCCTTTTCTCAGCTGGTGCACTTCCTCTTGCGTTGAGCTCAGCCTCACCGCCACCTCGCCCTTCTCCATGAGTGCAGCCTCCAAGGCCTTGGCAATGGTCAGCTTTTCACGCTCCAGTTCACTCAGTTTGCCCTGCAAGCTTTCAGATTCCCTTATGAGTGAGTCTTTCTCTTTATTCAGTTGTCCGATTTGGTTTTCCAGCTCACTTCTTACCAAAGACAGTGCCTGTGAGTCCTCTTCCAAACGCTGCAGCTGCTCTTGGAGATGGAGACGCTCACCTTGAAGAGATTCGAGCTCTCCTATTTTCTCCTTCATCTTTTCTGACAGCTGATccagctctttgttttcttttgacaaAGTATCCAGGTCTTCACGAAGCCGGTCTCTCTCACGTGTGACCACAGAGAGTTCTTCCTCAAGACAGGTTATAACTTTCTGcttattttcattgtctttttctaAGTACAGCTTCTCTGTTTGAACTACCTCTAAGTCAGCCTCTGCAGAGAGGGCATGATGCTCCGTGCTACCTTTCTCAGATTTGATCCTCTGTAGCTCATTGTTCATATCAAAATACCTCTCTCCCCAGTTATCGGTCACCTTGGCTACATCGTCTTCAATAACTTCACATGACGGTTTATCTGTGCCCATTTCTAAGTCCAATGAGGTGAGGCCTCCTGATCTTTCTACTACTCTCTGGTTATCACAAGAAAAGGAttccaatttttcatttaaatccgatttttctttcttaagttcCTCAACTGTTTTTTCCAATTCCATACATGCTTCAATCTTGGTAGTTAGTTGTGCTTCCTGTAAACTGAGTTTTGAGTCTAATGCTTTGATTTCATGTAGCAAGCTTTTGACTTTTTGGTCACGTTCCTCTAGGCCCTGAAGTAATCGCAGATTCTCATCTGATGTCTCTTTCACCTGCAGCTGGAGATTCTGAATGGTTACTTGATTCTCCAGAAAATCCATAGGTACCAAAGCATGAGGACCAGAAGGTGACAATTCAGAAATGCATTCTGAACAGCCCTGGGTTGTGTCGTCCAGTGGAATCTCAGGACTGGTTTCTGGGGACTGCTCTCTGGACCATCCTCCTGTAAGTTTGACTGCACTAGCCTTGGTTATTTTCTTAATCTCTAGACCGAGGTCCTGCTGAATATCTTTTTCACAAATCTGATCGATCTCATGCTTTGGTGTCCTCTCTTTAGTTTCTGAAGTGTATTCTTCTGATTCTCTTATGGCACGGCTATCGTTTCCACCCTGAATAGCCTATAGTTGTAAGATAGAatagaatgcattttatttttcaagaagaatCAAAACAGAATTAAATTGGCTTAATTACTGATTTTTGGAAACTGGCTACTTGCCTCTGCCAAACACATCTCTTCAAAGGACGCATTTCCCACCAAATTTGTCTCTCTCCATCCAAATATTGACACCATTAAACACTGAGGAAGTTATTCTCTATGGGCAAGGTACGGGTATTTATCATGAAGACAATGACCCTTCAGTTCAGTTATTTGATTGTCTAAATTGTAATGATGTAGCTATATGtcaatgtttttttcttgctaGGGATATTCTAAGTAGCCTATGAAATTTTCTTTGCTGTTATCAAATAAGAAGCTGACAAATTCTACATAAAATGGTCAGCTTCTATCTTCAGCATTTATGGTATCGTCAGTAAGAGAAAGCAGTAGGTTTCATGACCAGattcctagcccaagaacttaTCACAGAGCAAGCACTCAGTGCTATATCCTTTGATAAACCACATGCTGaacctcctcttcctcttatctgtaaaatggggatctgCTACTGTGACTACACTGCTGTCACCTCtccacctgccctccctccttacagaggcagaaggaggaaaTCAAGCGAGACTCATTGATTGCATGGAATTATTAGTTTAGCTGCTAGACTAGAAAGGACAAAGGTATAAGTAACTAAACAATTTCATATTCggttttcaattttcttgttcAAAAGAAGGAGATGTCTCTCTAAAAGACAAGTACCAAATCACAGATTTGGATCCAGGCCaactattagaaaaatattcagaaatacaTAATAGACTGCAATATTTAGTTTCATGACTATAATTCTATAACATTCAAAACAGTCTGAAAAGAGCAAGAGAAGTTCAAGTTCATATCACCTTACCATTCCTAAGTTCCAATTTAATGTTTAATGTGCTTGTTAACTCACAAAGAGAGAGAACACATATGAAGATGTTCTGACATAATTTTCTCcaagagactttaaaaaacatCTTTAGTCATGTTCAAATCATAGTGTTTGAAGATAATCATGATTAGAAGTTTACCCCCCCCCATAAAGTTAACTCACTTTCCCAAAgttctggtttatttttttcaaaactttagtATATTTTGTTCTTACGTCCTTGAACCCTAAGAATATTTTAGTTTAGATTTAATGTCGACTGCAAGTCAGCAAACACTGATTGCATGCCTACGAGGCACGTGATTAGAGAAAGAGCCCGTTGGCCCAGGTACTTACATCTTCCACGTCAGTGCCAAGCAGAGACCGAGAACTCAAGTCCAGACCCTGCAGCTGGAGTCGCGCCACCTCGAGCTCAAGCGTCAGGTGTTCcgtgtgtttcttttctgccGCCAGCTTGGACTCCATCTCCAGAGTCACGCATGTCAGCTTCTGCTGCCACTCTTCATTTTCCGACAAATACTGCTTCCTGAGACAGTCAAGCTCTTCCCTGGAAGAGCTTAGTAACCGTTCGAGCTCTtcgatttccttatttttcatgatCCCTTGACTTTCAAttttctcttccagcttcttgAGGGACTGCAGGTACATCTGACAAAGGATCTCAAGTTCTTCAACACTTCTTGCTGGGGCAGAAAGGGCCTCTCTCCTggtcacctcctcctcctccaaactGGAGCAAGAGGCTTCCTCTACGTTAGACTGGTTTCCTGAAACATTcccttcaaaattatttaaaagggaCATTTCTCCCACCTGCTCTAAAAGATCTTTGTAAAAAGAGGAGTCTCCCAAACTTGTGTTACCAGGACTGTCAGTCACACCAGAGAACGACAAGGACAGTAAACGCTCCTCCCCAGGTCCCGGCATCGCCTCCTTTACCACGTCACCTTGTGAGTTTCTCAGACTCATGGTCAAGACTGAATTTTCAGCCTTTAGTGAGTCCACATAGGACTGCAGCTCTGACATCTTAGAGCTCATCTGACAGTGCTGATCATGTAACATTTTGTGTTCACTCTGTAAAGATGAGAATTTCTCTTGTAATTCAGCAAAGTGCATCCGAACTTCTTTGTTTGACACTGTCAGGTGCTCAGCGAAATTACTGTCATCCACAGGATTGAAGGACACAGCTGTCTGCTCATCTGGTTGTTCCCCAAACTCACTTTCTGGCGTTGGTTTCACTGTCTCACCCTGAAGACGTTCATTTTCGTCGTTTAGTATTTTAACTTCATTAACCAGTTTCCCCACCTCTTCTGCCGTTTTACTGGTTGCCGTGATACATTCTGACCTTGAGCCGTTCAGCTCGGATATGAGCTCAAGCTTTTCCGCCTGTAGTGCTGCACACATTTTCTCTAACTCGTTCAGCTTGCTCACTGCTGTCTGTAGGGAGCACTGCAGGTGGGCGTTGTCCTGCTGATTTGTTGACAGTTCATGAAGCACTGAGAGAAACTTGTCTTCCGGATGGACTTCACAGTCTCCAAGGCTGCTCATGTCCTGTGACTGAGGGTCTCGTTGCAAATTTCCAGTTTCTAATTCTCCTCCAATTATCTGTGATGCCTCCTCCTTCTCGTTCTCCTGAAGTTTTAATTCCAAGTCTCTCACTTCAGTTTCTAATTGTACCTGTTGTGCATTACTACTGTCTAGAGAAGCTTCTTGAGCTTCAAGAGCCATCGGAAGTTGAACCTGACCTTTATTtagctccctctctccttctttcacCGAGGCCCAAATGGGTTCCAGTTCCAGATGCTGATGCTCATGTTTCGTCTTCATTAATTCCGTGAGGTGCGCATTCTCTTGTAATAAGGCATCAACTTCCTGTTGCATCTTACTTTGCTCTTCCTTTAACGTCATGATTTCTTGCTTTAAACCATCAGCCTCCCTCTTGGAACTGTTTTGGATGTCTGTAATCTCAGATCTCAGGGCTTGCTGCACTGTCTCCAACTCCAGAACTAAACTCTGGTTTCTTTCTTCAGCTAATGCTAACTGTGATACAAATGCTTGGTGTTCCCTCGCAAGTGATTCCTTTAGCTGTTCCAGTTCATTTTTTCGATCTTCACCAACACGGCTGCGTTCATTCAGCAAGCATTCTAATCTGGAGTTCTCTTCCTGCACTGCTTTGTATTTTTCACTAAGATCCTGAAACGCATGTCCTGTTTCTTCGCATCTTTGTAGTAAAGTAAGTCTTTCTTGTTTGAACTgatcagatagctctgaaatgcTTTTGTCTCTTTCATCTATACAGTTGGAAAAACTCTCAGTTTTTTGGAGCAAATCCATCTTCTCTTGGGTTAAGTTTGCGTTCATTCCCTTGAGCGTCTCATTCTCTCGGGTCAGCTCTTCAAGGTCCTTTTTGTTGAGAGAAATGATGgaactcatttcctttttctccaagcTCAGCGTTTCAGACAAAAGTTGTAGCTCCTTTAGAGATTCCTGAAGTAAATGGTTGctcttttttaattcttgaaTTTCTGCCTGCTCAGCTGCTAATTTTTCATGCAAAAGTTGTAACTCTCTTTCTTTGCCCTCCAGGGCAACTAAAGTTTCAGCAACAACGTTCTGATGAACAGAAGTGTCTTCCTGTAACTTACTAATGCGCTGACTTGTCTCAGCCACAAAACTTTGATGCATCTGTTCTGCTTTCAttagattttcttctatttctcctcTGATTTCCACCAACTCTTGACACTGCTTTTGTAGATCCGAGTTCATCTGCTTCTGAGACTCTAATGAAAATTCAAGAGAAATGACTCTATTGTGTAACATGGCTGAACGCTCGGGACTTTGATCTGTTTCTAAATGGCACTTGATCCTTTCCGAAGGCACGCTTCCTTGTTCTCCAGTTATATTTGCAAAGGAATTATTCATTGCAGACTGCTGTTCAAAACCCAAAAGACTTCTCTGAGGAGCCTGTTTGTCACTGCAAGAGAATCTCTGGATTTTAGCAGATCCCTGAGGCTCTCAGATTCGGTGTGCAAGTCTTGGTAACGCTGGTCTTTGTCCCTGATTTCGCTTGACAGTAACTGAAGCTTATGTTCTAGATCTTCAACCTGTCCAGTTAGCTGAGAAATTTTCAAacacatattttctatttccttctcatGCTTCTGATCTGAGAACTCGGCTTTCTGTTGGAGCTCTCCATACGCCCGTTTCTGTGTCTCTGCCTCCGCAGTCTTGCTGTCTATCACGTTGTGAAGGTTTCTGATCTCGACActcagattttctctttccatttccagTGTTCTCACTCTCTCATTGTATTCGTGGCTTTTTATCTGTTGTGTCTTCAGACAGGTTTCCAAGTGATTAATTTTATTCTGCAAGCTTTCCTTTTCTGATTCCAGCTGATTTAAAAGTTGTTCGTGTTCACTTTTCCAGTGAGAAAACAGAGTTTTCTCTTCCTTCAAttcttcatattctttcttttttatctccaGAGCATTCAATAAAGCTTCGgactctctctctgttttgctcAGCTTTTCGTTCAGTTGTTCAATGTgatgttcccttttcttcagaaGGTCTTGAGAACAATCTCTCTGCTTTTCCAGATCAGCCAAGGCAAGCTTCAGTTTCTCTAAAGTCAAGGAATTCTCTTGCtgacttattttttcttgaaGATCTCTTAACATGGTTTCCTGAGAGGTATTCTTAGCTatttaagaaaagaattttttttttcagttctcgtGTTTTTAGTAAATACTTATTCTATAAGAATtctaaacacaaaaaaaaaaaaaaaaaaaaatccaaataaaccaACAGCTTCTCAACTCCTGCAAAAATTGGCATTATTGCACATACCTCCTGGAAAGCAGATCACCTAATAATTATCTAAGTGTGTATGAAGACAGTGAGAAAATGACCCTTTTCAGGATGGCAGTCCCTTTGTTTATCTTCTTTCCaagcagttaataaaatgctATTGTATCAAATACCAAGAGGTTATTTTCCTAAGCACGTGaagctttcttttattcttatccCTTGTATGTGTTTATGTACATGCACACTTTTGCTTTGTTGAAATACTTATTCAAGGAGAAAAAAGTGTGACAAAAGCAGCACTACAAGGGAAATTCCCTACTATGGAGTGATTCTGATTTCCCAGAAAAGTAAATGACTTCTTTGCCATTTTAGGCACAAAATCCATAATGTAAGGCTTAAGCACAACAGCGTAGGTGCCACGTAGCAATAACTCTCAAGGCAACGCGCATCCCTGAGGGGCCACGTCCCCACATCCCAGTGCTGCACCGTGACGGTGCTGCCGGCGAAGATGAGAATCTGGAAGACTTCTCAAACGCCATCACCACCTAGTTTTCTGGCTAAAGCcccccctctgccctctggccccTCTGGCCCCACTGCTTTCAGTCGACAGTGATGGGAAGGCTCCCCAAGCAGGTTGAGGGAGAATAAGCGCTGAGAATCTCAACAGGAGGTGTAAAAGGTGGCATGTACTAGAAATTCAGAGGCTAACTTTTGCCTGCTAATCTCCGTCTGCCTACTGAGCGTGGATGGCTTGTGGAGACGGCGCCACAGGGCCCATCAGTCCACTTTGCGTCTGAGGACCTCCAACAGTGCCACCAGTGACCACCACTGAAACATGCCCGaacccttccttctcctctcgtTTTCTCTCAAGAAAGCTGAAGACTGACATTTCTGCCTCCTGCCATGGAAAAAACTGGAAGCTGTCTTGGGGAGACTGGAAATTaggagagaaaactgaaaattaggGACGTGTGACACACATTCCGCCCATCAGGTTAAAATAAGTCCAAGATGTGCCAATGCCCcaggtgagaaaataaatgtaaggaAAAGGCATAGGGCACATGCTGATGAAGGTGAAACTAACGGTGGATCCGTTGGGTGTATACAGCATCATTCCGTGGCGAAACAGAAAGTAAGGTGATAAAATCATTCAGTCAGACAAGCCATTCAGAACCAACAGTCACCAAGGGCTGGGAGAATATGCTTTTAGTCAAGAAGCTTCCATGACAGGGAAAATGGTAACGGGTGAGAAGATGAGCTGTCTGGATAGAACAAACAGACACCTCGGGACACCAAGAATAGGACGCTGGGGTGAGAGACGACAGCACTGACAATTTACTTTTGTGTGGAAAATATTTACCCTTCTGATTTCAAAGTGCTGAACACCAGGCATTTGGGGACTCTGTGtgttccaatttttaaaaaaggaaggccaGCTATCACTTTGGaaactaaaaaatggaaaaggaaaagcttCCGTATTAGCTGCAGACCACTCTGTGGGAGAAGATAgggaaaaattcaaagaaatttcGAATCATGTCTCCCTCCCCCCGGGGAGCATGAGCCTAGGGAAACAGCTCTGAAACTACTACATTTACTCACCCTTCATTTCTTCTGCAAAACTCTGGCTCTGACTCAAACATTGCTTGACCTTCTTCAGCTCTTCCTCCAGGTGGTGGACCTCTCTGGCCC from the Sus scrofa isolate TJ Tabasco breed Duroc chromosome 9, Sscrofa11.1, whole genome shotgun sequence genome contains:
- the CENPF gene encoding LOW QUALITY PROTEIN: centromere protein F (The sequence of the model RefSeq protein was modified relative to this genomic sequence to represent the inferred CDS: inserted 2 bases in 2 codons), whose translation is MSWALEEWKEGLPTRALQKIQELEGQLDKLKKERQQRQFQLETLEAALQKQKQKVENEKTEGANLKRENQSLMEICENLEKTKQKISHELQVKESQVNFQEGQLNSSKKQIEKLEQELKRCKSELERSQQAAQSADVSLNPCITPQKVFTTPLTPSQYYSGSKYEDLKEKYNKEVEERKRLEAEVKALQAKKASQAVPQSTMNHRDIARHQASSSVFSWQQEKTPSRLSSNALKTPIRRDFSASYCSEEQEVTPSRSILQIGKRDANSSFCDNSSSSHLLDQLKAQNQELRSKIGELELRLQGQEKEMKGQVNKLQELQVQLEKAKAELNEKEKVLNKSRDELVRTTAQYDQASTKCTALEQKLKKLTEDLSCQRQNAESARCSLEQKIKEKEKEFQEELSRQQRSFQTLDQECTQMKAKLTQELQQAKNTRNILQAELDKVTSIKNQLEKNLEEFKQKFGRTEQALQASQTKEHELRRSTEEMKRENSLVKSQSEQRAREVHHLEEELKKVKQCLSQSQSFAEEMKAKNTSQETMLRDLQEKISQQENSLTLEKLKLALADLEKQRDCSQDLLKKREHHIEQLNEKLSKTERESEALLNALEIKKKEYEELKEEKTLFSHWKSEHEQLLNQLESEKESLQNKINHLETCLKTQQIKSHEYNERVRTLEMERENLSVEIRNLHNVIDSKTAEAETQKRAYGELQQKAEFSDQKHEKEIENMCLKISQLTGQVEDLEHKLQLLSSEIRDKDQRYQDLHTESESLRDLLKSRDSLAVTNRXPQRSLLGFEQQSAMNNSFANITGEQGSVPSERIKCHLETDQSPERSAMLHNRVISLEFSLESQKQMNSDLQKQCQELVEIRGEIEENLMKAEQMHQSFVAETSQRISKLQEDTSVHQNVVAETLVALEGKERELQLLHEKLAAEQAEIQELKKSNHLLQESLKELQLLSETLSLEKKEMSSIISLNKKDLEELTRENETLKGMNANLTQEKMDLLQKTESFSNCIDERDKSISELSDQFKQERLTLLQRCEETGHAFQDLSEKYKAVQEENSRLECLLNERSRVGEDRKNELEQLKESLAREHQAFVSQLALAEERNQSLVLELETVQQALRSEITDIQNSSKREADGLKQEIMTLKEEQSKMQQEVDALLQENAHLTELMKTKHEHQHLELEPIWASVKEGERELNKGQVQLPMALEAQEASLDSSNAQQVQLETEVRDLELKLQENEKEEASQIIGGELETGNLQRDPQSQDMSSLGDCEVHPEDKFLSVLHELSTNQQDNAHLQCSLQTAVSKLNELEKMCAALQAEKLELISELNGSRSECITATSKTAEEVGKLVNEVKILNDENERLQGETVKPTPESEFGEQPDEQTAVSFNPVDDSNFAEHLTVSNKEVRMHFAELQEKFSSLQSEHKMLHDQHCQMSSKMSELQSYVDSLKAENSVLTMSLRNSQGDVVKEAMPGPGEERLLSLSFSGVTDSPGNTSLGDSSFYKDLLEQVGEMSLLNNFEGNVSGNQSNVEEASCSSLEEEEVTRREALSAPARSVEELEILCQMYLQSLKKLEEKIESQGIMKNKEIEELERLLSSSREELDCLRKQYLSENEEWQQKLTCVTLEMESKLAAEKKHTEHLTLELEVARLQLQGLDLSSRSLLGTDVEDAIQGGNDSRAIRESEEYTSETKERTPKHEIDQICEKDIQQDLGLEIKKITKASAVKLTGGWSREQSPETSPEIPLDDTTQGCSECISELSPSGPHALVPMDFLENQVTIQNLQLQVKETSDENLRLLQGLEERDQKVKSLLHEIKALDSKLSLQEAQLTTKIEACMELEKTVEELKKEKSDLNEKLESFSCDNQRVVERSGGLTSLDLEMGTDKPSCEVIEDDVAKVTDNWGERYFDMNNELQRIKSEKGSTEHHALSAEADLEVVQTEKLYLEKDNENKQKVITCLEEELSVVTRERDRLREDLDTLSKENKELDQLSEKMKEKIGELESLQGERLHLQEQLQRLEEDSQALSLVRSELENQIGQLNKEKDSLIRESESLQGKLSELEREKLTIAKALEAALMEKGEVAVRLSSTQEEVHQLRKGIEKLQVRIEADEKKQLHVSEKLRESERRNDALQDKVENLERELQMAEENQELVILDAENSKAEVDTLKTQIELMTESLKTLELDLVTTQSEKETLXKQLQEKQGQVSELDTLLSSLKNLLEGKEQEKIQMKEESKAAVEMLQTQLKELTEEVAALCKDQETWKAQGQSLDSPVQEIHQLRCGIGKLKVHREADEKKQLHILEKLKESEHHADLLKDRVKNLERELEVSGKNQEHAILEAEKSKAEVETLEAKIEEMAQNLRDSELDLVNIRSEKQDLMKELQKEQGRVSELEKLNSSFEKLLQDKEQEKEQMKEDSKAAVEMFQMQLQELKEKVATLCDDQETWKIKEQSLSSQVDSLEQEKAQLLQGLDEAKSNYVILQNSVNGLIQEVEDSKQKLEKKDEEICILQNQTQDHEQLVSKLSQMEGEQQLWKKQKTELGNLMVEMEQKIQEVQSQKDTLQDALEALQNSSEGLEKELELTKMEKMSLVEKVNTMTAKETELQREMHAMVQQTTALEEEFSGEKNRLAEELKSNKSQLKELMLENKDLKESLDCVHKDQMEKQEKMREEIAAYQIRLQEAEKRHQALLLDTNKQYEMEIQTFREKLTSKEECLSSQKVEIDLLKSSKEELNNSLKANTEILEELKKTKMENLKYADKLKKENDRAQGKIKLLIKSCKQLEEEKEMLQKELSRLEGVQEKQKTGTVVDASVDELMIEMKELKETLEEKNKEADEYLDKYCSLLISHEKLEKAKEMLETQVARLSAQQSKLNLRSSPLLSSAVPGPSPDPSTTEKKLSSSQNKASGKRQRSSGIREDGETTPSTPETFSKKSKKAVKSGFHPTEDLEDAECEPEGLPEVVKKGFADIPTGKTSPYVLRRTTMATRTSPRLAAQKLAPSPLSLNKENLAETSKPTAGGSRSQKVKVTPQSPVDSGAALREPTARSLSVTNLPERSSADSPHEGLRAKRGRLVPSPEAGPQAKESENCRVQ